The segment CAGGTTGAGCGGCAGGTCGGTCGCGTCCTGGATTCGCTGCAGATCGTCGTCGCGAATATGGCGCCGGTCTTCGCGCAGGTGCGCGGTGATGCCGTCTCCGCCGCATGCCGCGACGATCTGAGCCGCGCGCACCGGATCGGGATGATCCCCTCCGCGCGCGTTACGGATGGTCGCCACGTGGTCGATATTGACCCCGAGGCGGAGCCGCGCGCTCACGCCTTGCGGCTCCCCGGCTTGGTCACCGGTACCGCCGCGAGTTCGGCGGGCACTTCATCATCGGCATACGTCGGGAAGTTGAGTGCGATCAGCGGAAAGAACGGCACGCCCAGATCGACCGAGCCGTTCGAGCGGTCGACCAGCGCCGCTTCGGCCAGCACCTCGCCCCCTTCGCGCGCGACCGCGGCGATGGCCTCGCGGCTGGACAGGCCGGTCGTGACCACGTCTTCCACCATCAGGACCTTGGCGCCGGGCTGCAGGCGAAACCCGCGGCGCAGTTCGAACGTGCCTTCGGGCCGTTCCAGGAACATGGCGTCCTTGCCGAGCGCGCGGCCCATCTCGTGGCCGATGATCAGGCCGCCCATCGCCGGGCTGACGACCGCGTCGATCGCCCCCCGCAGCTCCCGCGGCAGCTTCTGCGCCAGCGCGCGGGCCAGCCGGTCGGCGCGCGCCGGGTCCATCAGCACCCGCGCGCACTGAAGGTAATGCGCGCTGTGGCGTCCGCTCGACAGCAGGAAGTGCCCTTCGAGCAGAGCTTCGGAGCTGCGGAATTCGTGCAGCACGTCTTCGTCGGTCATCGGCGGTTCGCTGCTGGCTCAAGGGGTGGGGAAAGGCGGTCGAAAATCTCCCTAGAAGCGCTTGAGGGATGGGGCAAGCGCGCGTATAGGCCCGCCCAAACCCCCGTCAGTGGGGTGTTTCCGGCCTGTTTTTTGAGGGGTGGGAAACCAGGCATGCAACAGGCTAGACGGAAAGCTTCGCACCGATGAATCTCGGCAATTCGACCGCCCGTATGTTGAGCGCGATGGGGGCTGCGCTGTTGCTGGCGTTGTCGCCGCAGGTCGCTTCGGCGCAAGCGGCCCCCGCCACCGTAACGACGGCCGCCACGCCGGCGGCGATCGCCAGCCCTCCGGCTTCGGCCACTGAGGCGGCACCCGCCGCCGACCAGCTTGGAGCCGCCGCGGCAGGCGCGGTCGATGACAAGGTCGATGCGTCGAGTGAGACTGTCGCTCCGGGTGCCGGCGCCTACAAGCCGCTGGGACCGGAATGGATCAAGGGCCAGCCGTCGGCCGGCGCGCTGGACCTCCAGCAGCAGTATTCGCCCACCGGCCGCCAGGCGACCAAGCTGCACAACGTGCTCGTCTGGTTGATGGCGATCATCAGCCTGTTCGTGCTGGGCCTGCTGCTTTACGTGATGTGGCGGTTCCGCCGGGGCCGCAATCCGGTCCCCTCGCGCACCACCCATAACACCTTCATCGAAGTGCTGTGGACCCTGCTGCCGGTGCTGATCCTGGTGGGCATCGCGATCCCGTCGATCAGCCTGATCTCGGCCCAGTACGAAACCGCACCCA is part of the Altererythrobacter sp. TH136 genome and harbors:
- the pyrE gene encoding orotate phosphoribosyltransferase; protein product: MTDEDVLHEFRSSEALLEGHFLLSSGRHSAHYLQCARVLMDPARADRLARALAQKLPRELRGAIDAVVSPAMGGLIIGHEMGRALGKDAMFLERPEGTFELRRGFRLQPGAKVLMVEDVVTTGLSSREAIAAVAREGGEVLAEAALVDRSNGSVDLGVPFFPLIALNFPTYADDEVPAELAAVPVTKPGSRKA
- the coxB gene encoding cytochrome c oxidase subunit II yields the protein MNLGNSTARMLSAMGAALLLALSPQVASAQAAPATVTTAATPAAIASPPASATEAAPAADQLGAAAAGAVDDKVDASSETVAPGAGAYKPLGPEWIKGQPSAGALDLQQQYSPTGRQATKLHNVLVWLMAIISLFVLGLLLYVMWRFRRGRNPVPSRTTHNTFIEVLWTLLPVLILVGIAIPSISLISAQYETAPKNALTIKATGYQWYWGYSYPDNGGFEVISNMLPEDEAKRRGEPGQLAVDNRMVVPVGEWIRLQTTAADVIHSFAVPSLWFKIDAVPGRLNERRLMIEEPGIYYGQCSELCGAKHAYMPIAIEAVPRPQFEAWLRSQGGTVGPAETPAAPAVAPTQQPESSAQQPAAGSSAAPAAAATPAAPAA